TTCAGGTCCTGGAGGGCAGAATGTAAATAAAATTGAAAGCAGAGTAGAGATTATTTTTAATTTAGAAGATTCAAAAGTACTAAATGATTATCAGAAAGCAATCCTTAAGATTAATTTGAAAAACCAATTAGTTAAAAATATTTTATGTTTAACGGTTCAAGAGCATAGAAATCAATTACAAAATAGGCAGCTAGCCTTAATGAAACTGAGTTTAATCATAAAAGATGGTTTAAAAAAACAATTTAAATTTAGAAAATCTACAAAACCTACTAAAGCATCTCAAAAAAAAAGAGTTGAGTTTAAGAAAAAACGTGGCGAATTGAAAAAAAGTAGGCAAAAAGAAAAAATATATCAAGTATGAGAAAAATAAATTAATATTCCCCCCGCAAATTGTAATGAAAGAATATGATTAGTTAGATTTCTTTTTTTTGAATTCAAATAATGATTTTTGGTTGATTGACTCTAATTTTGTAGGGGTGATTCGTTTTTATAAAGATAAAGAATATTCTGATAAATCTATTGCTTATATGTTTATTGAAGAAGGGATCATAATGGGAATTCATGGAGAAAATCCTCCATTAATGAAAACTAGAAAAAAAATTGTTATTGAAGAAGCAAGACTATTATGGCAAAAATTCTTAAATGAAGGTTGGCAAAAAACATATCCTAGATGGTAGAAATTTTTTAAATTACATAAATTTTATTTAAAACTTTGATTTTTCTCTCAAAAGCCTAAAGTTCAAAAAACAAAAAATAGCCATTAAAGATATACCAAATATTCCACCAAGGGGATTCGTATTTATAGTTCCTGGACCAACTAACCATTTAGGTGAATTTTTAGATATTTCTAATAACCCATTATTTGTGATAAACCATAATCCGACAAGTCCTCCATGTAATCCAATACATCCCCACAAAGAGTTTTTATCTTTTAATCTTATAAGAGATAATAAAATACCTAGCAAAAATAATCCGGTAAGTATGCTTAGCATCTGCAAAAAGGGCAAATCAAATCCTATATGAACTATGCTAAAAATTAATGCTTGTCCAAGTACTGCTCTTTTTAATCCAAATTGGTTTTTCAATTCCTCCAGGAGCCAGCCTCTAAAAATAAGCTCTTCTGCGAATCCAACACCTAAAAGGAGACAAATTGCATTTATAAATGTATTTGGAGATATCGTGCCTATCCAATAACCCCATTTTGTCCCAATTATTGGAATTAAAATTAGGGATGTAAGGATTATTGATAATAAAAAACCTTTCAGAAAAAAGAAAAATAAATTTATATTTTTATCAATTTTCTTAATTCCAAGTAATGTCCAAGTATTTTTAACACCCCAGCGCAATTTGAACCATTTTGGTAAAGAAAAAACATATATTAAGAAAGTAAAAATTGTTCCTATTAAAGAAAGATTTTCTTTATCAACACCTAATAAAAAAATAGGAGTTGCCAAGATCCATCCACAAATGTACAAAAAAGGGATAAATATTATGGTTGATAATAGTTTTGGACTTAAAAAAAACAAACCTAAATATATTTTTTTTATCCTTTCATACAATTTATTCATATCAACAATTCTAAAAATTTTTATTATTTTAGATAATTTCAAAAATATAAATTTTGATAATTATTATAATTTCACAAAATAGTAAGTTATATAATCTTGAGTTAATAAGAAATTTATATTCATTGGAAACAAAACTTACTTATAACGAAAATCAAAAATTTTTATTTAATATTATTGTTCCAGTTTTTAATGCAGAAAAATATATAGAAAAATGTCTAAATTCAATCATTAGGCAATCATATAAAAACTATCAAGTAAATGTAATTGATGATTGCTCTTCTGATTATTCTTATGAATTAGCATTAGAAATTTGTAGTAGGTATGAAAATTTTGAAATAAGTAAGAACCCAAGACGTCTAGGAGCTTTAAATAATATTAATAAGTTGCTTAGTTTAAATGTAGAAACTCCATCCAAGACAATTGATATATTAATTGATGGAGATGATTATCTTTATAGCGGGGATGTTTTTAATATTCTATATGAAAAGTATTTAAATACTAATTGCTTAATCACTTATGGTTCTCATTTATCATCTAAAGGGGTTCAAGGGAAAAAATATCCTCGTTTAATAAGAAAACTGAATTTATATAGAAAATATTTTTGGTATGCTTCCCATCTAAAAACATTTAGACATGATTTATGGCTTTCTATTAACAAAAGTGATTTGCTTACCCATAGTGGTCATTATTTTTCTGTTGCATCAGATTTGGCATTAATGTTCCCAATGTTAGAGATGGCAGGTAATCGGCAAGAGTTTATTAAAGATATATTATATGTTTATAATGATCAAAATCCTATTAGCGATCATAATATTAGAAGAAAGGATCAAATATTAGCGGCTAAAGAAATACGAGAGAAAAAAAGATATAAGACAAGAAATTTTATATAGAAATTTTAATTAAGAATTTGATTTTAAAATTTTTTCGATTTTATTATTGATAATACAAGTTCAAAAAAGTTTAATCTTTTTGTATTATTTGAGATTTTGTTTTTTGTTAAAAGAGATAAATCCCTATAAAATTTCCTGGTAACTTTATCTTCTTTTTCATTAGGCCATAGTAAATCTGAGACCTCTTCATGTTTTTGCTTTATATCTTTCTTTATTCAGATGTTTTTTTATATCGTAATAATTTAAATTTTACTTATTGCAAATGCTGAAAAGTGATGTTTATTAAATTTGTGTATTTATTTAAAATTTATGCTGATTAATCTTTCAACTTTAATTTTTACATTATTATCTCCATTGCTTATTTTTGCAGTAATAGTATCGGTTTACTTATTTCATTAGGAAGTATCTAACAAATGAAATTAATTATTTTAAGGGTGTATTATGCCTACTTTTTCTAATGCAAATGATAAAACTGCAATTACGGCCATTACTGTTAAGATCTTGTTCTTTTTAATGAAATCCATAATGCATATTAATAATCTATTTATTAAATTCTTATATAAAA
This window of the Prochlorococcus marinus XMU1410 genome carries:
- the arfB gene encoding alternative ribosome rescue aminoacyl-tRNA hydrolase ArfB, whose translation is MDLKITKTLVIPSNEIKWRFSRASGPGGQNVNKIESRVEIIFNLEDSKVLNDYQKAILKINLKNQLVKNILCLTVQEHRNQLQNRQLALMKLSLIIKDGLKKQFKFRKSTKPTKASQKKRVEFKKKRGELKKSRQKEKIYQV
- a CDS encoding DUF1651 domain-containing protein, whose amino-acid sequence is MNSNNDFWLIDSNFVGVIRFYKDKEYSDKSIAYMFIEEGIIMGIHGENPPLMKTRKKIVIEEARLLWQKFLNEGWQKTYPRW
- a CDS encoding CPBP family intramembrane glutamic endopeptidase gives rise to the protein MNKLYERIKKIYLGLFFLSPKLLSTIIFIPFLYICGWILATPIFLLGVDKENLSLIGTIFTFLIYVFSLPKWFKLRWGVKNTWTLLGIKKIDKNINLFFFFLKGFLLSIILTSLILIPIIGTKWGYWIGTISPNTFINAICLLLGVGFAEELIFRGWLLEELKNQFGLKRAVLGQALIFSIVHIGFDLPFLQMLSILTGLFLLGILLSLIRLKDKNSLWGCIGLHGGLVGLWFITNNGLLEISKNSPKWLVGPGTINTNPLGGIFGISLMAIFCFLNFRLLREKSKF
- a CDS encoding glycosyltransferase family 2 protein; the encoded protein is METKLTYNENQKFLFNIIVPVFNAEKYIEKCLNSIIRQSYKNYQVNVIDDCSSDYSYELALEICSRYENFEISKNPRRLGALNNINKLLSLNVETPSKTIDILIDGDDYLYSGDVFNILYEKYLNTNCLITYGSHLSSKGVQGKKYPRLIRKLNLYRKYFWYASHLKTFRHDLWLSINKSDLLTHSGHYFSVASDLALMFPMLEMAGNRQEFIKDILYVYNDQNPISDHNIRRKDQILAAKEIREKKRYKTRNFI